The proteins below are encoded in one region of Metallibacterium scheffleri:
- the mltG gene encoding endolytic transglycosylase MltG: protein MKKAQGWRVVVVAISAFVLLVLVAAAWLYRDYRHFAGTPLMQTTTHSIDIPRGATLKSIIVMLQARGTTHAPELYWRALAAGMGVSDRLHAGEYALDPGLTPRTLLSRMAEGRVVQHMFTLVDGWTFAQVRAALAQAPKLRHTLQHLSDAQVAQRLGIEAPNPEGWLLPQTYAYVLGDSDMDVLRRAHAAMQRTLAADWAARAPGLPLQTPYQALILASIVEKESALASERPRIAGVFVRRLQIGMKLQTDPSVIYGLGVAYHGAITYKDLQTDTAYNTYTRYGLPPTPICMPGAPALYAALHPAPGKALYFVARGNGTHQFSDTLQEQNAAVAKYILHRQP from the coding sequence ATGAAGAAAGCGCAAGGCTGGCGTGTGGTTGTGGTGGCGATCAGCGCGTTCGTGCTGCTGGTCCTGGTCGCGGCGGCATGGCTGTATCGCGATTACCGTCATTTCGCCGGCACGCCACTGATGCAGACCACGACGCACAGCATCGACATTCCACGCGGCGCGACATTGAAGTCGATCATCGTCATGCTGCAAGCGCGCGGCACCACCCATGCGCCCGAGCTGTACTGGCGCGCACTGGCCGCCGGCATGGGCGTGAGCGATCGCCTGCACGCCGGCGAGTACGCGCTTGATCCAGGTTTGACCCCGCGCACGCTCTTGTCGCGCATGGCCGAAGGCCGCGTAGTGCAGCACATGTTCACCCTGGTCGATGGCTGGACCTTCGCCCAGGTGCGCGCAGCGCTGGCGCAAGCGCCCAAGCTGCGCCATACGTTGCAACATCTCAGCGACGCGCAGGTGGCGCAACGCCTTGGCATTGAAGCTCCCAATCCAGAAGGCTGGTTGCTGCCGCAGACCTACGCCTACGTGCTGGGTGATTCCGACATGGACGTGTTGCGCCGCGCGCACGCGGCCATGCAGCGCACACTGGCCGCGGACTGGGCGGCACGCGCGCCGGGCCTGCCGCTGCAGACCCCGTATCAGGCGTTGATCCTGGCCTCGATCGTGGAGAAGGAATCCGCGCTGGCCAGCGAACGCCCGCGCATCGCCGGCGTGTTCGTGCGACGTTTGCAGATCGGCATGAAACTGCAGACCGATCCCAGTGTCATCTACGGTCTGGGCGTCGCCTACCACGGCGCCATCACCTACAAGGACCTGCAAACCGATACCGCGTACAACACGTACACGCGCTATGGTCTGCCGCCGACACCGATTTGCATGCCGGGTGCGCCAGCGCTATATGCCGCATTGCATCCGGCGCCGGGCAAGGCGCTGTACTTCGTCGCCCGAGGCAACGGCACGCATCAGTTTTCAGACACCTTGCAGGAGCAGAACGCGGCCGTGGCCAAATACATTCTGCACCGCCAGCCATGA
- the fabD gene encoding ACP S-malonyltransferase, whose protein sequence is MNAVSPVQNPESRVPNLAFVFPGQGSQAVGMLSALAAQHAEIKTVFAEASAAVSHDLWTLAQHGPEDQLNRTEHTQPALLAAGIAVWRVWRKLGGALPELMAGHSLGEYTALVAAEALELGEAAALVAERGRLMQEAVPQGEGAMAALLGGDDAVIAEVCMQAAEGQIVAPVNFNAPGQTVIAGQTDAVERALVLLAERGVRKAVRLPVSVPSHCELMRDASARLAERMASIAWRMPVVPVIQNVEARAYGSIEYIRAALERQLYMPVRWTDSMQALAALGVTRVAECGPGKVLSGLLKRIDKSIDARALGMPADLDAALGAWRVAHD, encoded by the coding sequence ATGAATGCAGTTTCTCCAGTCCAGAATCCGGAATCCCGAGTCCCGAACCTGGCCTTTGTGTTTCCAGGTCAGGGTTCACAGGCAGTCGGCATGCTGTCCGCACTGGCCGCGCAACATGCCGAGATCAAAACAGTGTTTGCCGAAGCCTCGGCTGCCGTGAGCCATGATTTGTGGACGCTCGCGCAGCACGGGCCCGAAGACCAGCTCAATCGCACCGAGCACACCCAGCCGGCACTGCTGGCGGCGGGCATCGCGGTCTGGCGTGTCTGGCGCAAGCTGGGCGGCGCGCTGCCCGAACTGATGGCCGGGCACAGTCTGGGCGAGTACACCGCACTGGTCGCCGCCGAGGCGCTCGAACTGGGCGAAGCCGCGGCCCTGGTGGCCGAGCGCGGGCGCTTGATGCAGGAAGCCGTACCGCAAGGTGAAGGTGCCATGGCGGCGTTGCTGGGCGGCGACGATGCCGTGATCGCCGAGGTCTGCATGCAAGCCGCCGAGGGTCAGATCGTGGCGCCGGTCAACTTCAACGCGCCCGGCCAAACCGTGATTGCCGGTCAAACTGATGCGGTGGAGCGCGCGCTGGTGCTGCTGGCCGAACGTGGCGTGCGCAAGGCTGTGCGTCTGCCGGTATCGGTACCCTCGCACTGCGAGCTGATGCGCGATGCCTCGGCGCGCTTGGCCGAGCGCATGGCCAGCATCGCCTGGCGCATGCCGGTGGTTCCGGTGATTCAAAACGTCGAGGCGCGCGCCTATGGCAGCATCGAATACATCCGCGCCGCGCTCGAACGCCAGTTGTATATGCCGGTGCGCTGGACCGATAGCATGCAGGCGCTGGCCGCGCTGGGCGTCACGCGCGTGGCGGAGTGCGGGCCGGGCAAGGTGCTGAGCGGTTTGCTCAAGCGCATCGACAAGTCCATCGACGCACGCGCGCTGGGCATGCCTGCCGATCTGGACGCGGCGTTGGGAGCGTGGCGGGTGGCGCATGACTGA
- the rpmF gene encoding 50S ribosomal protein L32, protein MAVQKSRKTPSRRGMRRSHDALVPVQLATDPTSGEVHRRHHVTKDGYYRGKKVIQTQAAVVDED, encoded by the coding sequence ATGGCAGTGCAAAAAAGCCGCAAGACGCCATCCCGGCGTGGCATGCGTCGCTCCCACGACGCGCTGGTGCCGGTGCAATTGGCGACCGATCCGACCAGCGGCGAAGTGCATCGTCGCCATCACGTCACCAAGGACGGTTACTACCGCGGCAAAAAGGTCATCCAGACCCAGGCCGCCGTCGTCGACGAAGATTGA
- the fabG gene encoding 3-oxoacyl-ACP reductase FabG codes for MNISLAGEIALVTGASRGIGASIADTLAVAGAQVIGTATSAAGAEAISQRLAAHRGQGRMLDVTDGAAVEALIESIIKEHGALSILVNNAGITRDQLLMRMKDDDWQAVLDTNLSSVYRTSKTVLRGMMKARKGRIISIASVVGVTGNPGQTNYAAAKAGIIAFSKSLAREIGSRGITVNVVAPGFIDTDMTRALGEEQRKMLEATIALGRLGKPEDIAQAVLFLASPAAAYITGETLHVNGGMYMP; via the coding sequence ATGAACATTTCCCTTGCCGGTGAAATTGCACTGGTGACTGGCGCCAGTCGCGGCATCGGCGCGTCGATTGCCGATACCCTTGCAGTCGCCGGCGCACAGGTGATCGGCACGGCCACCAGCGCCGCTGGCGCTGAGGCCATCAGTCAGCGTCTGGCCGCGCACAGGGGCCAGGGGCGCATGCTCGATGTCACCGATGGGGCGGCCGTGGAGGCGCTGATCGAGTCCATCATCAAGGAACACGGCGCACTGTCGATCCTGGTCAACAATGCCGGCATCACCCGCGACCAACTGTTGATGCGCATGAAGGATGATGATTGGCAGGCGGTTCTCGATACGAACCTCAGCTCGGTGTATCGCACCAGCAAGACCGTGCTGCGCGGCATGATGAAGGCGCGCAAGGGGCGCATCATCAGCATCGCCTCGGTGGTCGGCGTCACCGGCAATCCCGGGCAAACCAACTATGCCGCCGCCAAGGCTGGCATCATCGCGTTTTCCAAATCCTTGGCGCGCGAGATCGGCTCGCGTGGCATCACCGTCAACGTGGTCGCGCCAGGCTTCATCGACACCGACATGACGCGTGCACTGGGCGAAGAGCAGCGCAAGATGCTTGAAGCCACCATCGCGCTGGGTCGCCTTGGCAAGCCCGAGGACATTGCGCAGGCGGTATTGTTTCTGGCCTCGCCGGCCGCGGCCTACATCACCGGCGAGACCCTGCACGTCAACGGTGGCATGTACATGCCCTGA
- a CDS encoding beta-ketoacyl-ACP synthase III, with protein sequence MYSRIAGTGSYLPSHVVTNADLERLVETSDEWIRSRTGIRERRKAAEGETTGDLAFHAANAALASAGVEARDLDLIIVGTTTPDLIFPSTACLLQNRLGANGCAAFDVNAACSGFLYALGVADNFIRAGSARKALVVGAETLTRMVDWGDRATCVLFGDGAGAVVLEASAEPGVLATKQHADGGHKDLLYSPVGVSVGFHPGEPNAGVCIRMSGNEVFKVAVRTLDRIVGETLEAAGVDEAQVDWLIPHQANLRIIEATAKRLHLPMERVIVTVDRHGNTSSASVPLALDEAVRSGKVQRGQTLLLEAFGGGFTWASALIRY encoded by the coding sequence ATGTACTCACGCATCGCCGGCACGGGCAGTTATCTGCCCAGCCACGTTGTCACCAACGCCGACCTTGAGCGCCTGGTCGAAACCAGCGACGAGTGGATTCGCTCGCGTACCGGCATACGCGAGCGACGCAAGGCCGCCGAGGGCGAAACCACCGGCGATCTGGCGTTTCATGCCGCCAACGCGGCGTTGGCCAGTGCCGGTGTCGAGGCGCGTGACCTGGACCTGATTATTGTTGGCACGACCACGCCGGATCTCATTTTCCCGTCCACCGCATGCCTGCTGCAGAATCGCCTGGGCGCCAACGGCTGCGCGGCGTTCGATGTCAACGCGGCCTGTTCTGGATTTCTCTACGCGCTGGGCGTGGCCGATAATTTCATCCGCGCCGGCAGCGCGCGCAAGGCGCTGGTGGTTGGCGCCGAGACCCTGACGCGCATGGTCGACTGGGGCGATCGCGCCACCTGCGTGCTGTTTGGTGATGGCGCTGGCGCCGTGGTGTTGGAAGCCAGTGCGGAGCCCGGCGTGCTGGCCACCAAGCAGCATGCCGACGGTGGACACAAGGATCTGCTGTACAGCCCGGTCGGTGTGTCGGTGGGTTTCCATCCTGGCGAACCCAACGCTGGCGTGTGCATCCGCATGAGTGGCAACGAAGTGTTCAAGGTCGCAGTGCGCACGCTGGATCGCATTGTGGGTGAAACGCTGGAAGCCGCGGGTGTGGATGAAGCACAGGTCGACTGGCTGATTCCGCATCAGGCCAATCTGCGCATCATCGAGGCCACCGCCAAACGCCTGCACCTGCCGATGGAGCGCGTCATCGTCACGGTTGACCGCCACGGCAACACTTCGTCCGCTTCGGTCCCCCTAGCGCTGGATGAGGCGGTGCGCTCGGGCAAGGTACAGCGTGGCCAGACCCTGCTGCTGGAAGCCTTCGGTGGCGGCTTTACCTGGGCTTCGGCGCTGATTCGCTACTGA
- a CDS encoding YceD family protein: MSAHLPESVDAWRMVSARRSFAGSFPVARLARLRSQLAGDSGDVDYQLEFGRDDLGVAYLELQVRAVVDLLCQRTLEPFRTTLALDLRLGLIRDEADEFALPPGYEALLVQDSLRLQDVVEDELLLALPLVPMRPGSEDAIAPWQNEALEPVATPPHPFAGLHKLKHD; this comes from the coding sequence ATGTCCGCGCATCTGCCCGAGTCGGTGGACGCCTGGCGCATGGTTTCGGCGCGGCGGTCCTTTGCCGGATCCTTTCCGGTTGCCAGGCTGGCGAGGTTGCGGTCGCAGCTGGCCGGTGACTCGGGGGATGTGGATTATCAGCTCGAATTCGGTCGCGATGATCTTGGCGTGGCTTATCTCGAGTTGCAGGTTCGCGCGGTGGTCGATCTGTTGTGCCAACGCACGCTGGAGCCCTTTCGCACCACGCTGGCACTGGACCTGCGGCTCGGCCTGATCCGCGACGAGGCCGATGAATTCGCCTTGCCGCCAGGTTACGAGGCGCTGCTGGTGCAGGACTCGTTGCGGCTGCAGGATGTGGTCGAGGATGAATTGCTGCTGGCGTTGCCGCTGGTGCCGATGCGTCCCGGCAGCGAGGACGCGATCGCGCCCTGGCAAAACGAAGCGCTGGAACCCGTTGCAACGCCCCCGCATCCGTTTGCCGGATTGCACAAACTGAAACACGACTGA
- the fabF gene encoding beta-ketoacyl-ACP synthase II, translating to MSKRRVVITGMGIKSPVGNDLDSAWRAIREGHSGIGPLTQFDASTFPTRIAGEVRDFDPAAYVPVKDVKKMDPFIHYGIAAAVDALKDAGLHPHEHDAERIGVAVGAGIGGIATIERTSVTFHEAGVRKISPFFVPSSIINMISGNLSIMLDLKGPNIACVTACTTATHNLGLAMRMIQYGDADAMVAGGAEYATTGTAVGGFCAARALSTRNDEPARASRPWDRDRDGFVLSNGAGVLVLEDYEHARKRSARIYCELVGFGMSGDAYHITAPSESGEGGARCMKNALRDAALNPEDVDYINAHGTSTQAGDLAEVQGIKSLFGAHAGKLMVSSTKSMTGHLLGAAGGVEAIFSVLALRDGVVPPTINLDHPGDGCDLDFVPNIARQAPLRVILSNSFGFGGTNGTLVFRAF from the coding sequence GTGAGCAAGCGACGCGTCGTGATCACCGGCATGGGCATCAAGTCGCCGGTCGGCAATGATCTGGACAGCGCCTGGCGCGCGATCCGCGAAGGTCACAGCGGCATCGGTCCACTGACCCAGTTCGACGCCTCCACGTTTCCGACGCGCATCGCCGGCGAGGTGCGCGATTTCGATCCCGCTGCCTACGTGCCGGTCAAGGACGTCAAGAAGATGGACCCGTTCATCCACTACGGCATTGCCGCCGCGGTGGATGCGCTCAAGGACGCCGGCCTGCATCCGCACGAGCATGACGCCGAGCGCATCGGCGTGGCGGTGGGTGCCGGCATCGGCGGCATCGCCACCATCGAGCGCACCAGCGTCACCTTCCACGAGGCGGGTGTGCGCAAGATCTCGCCGTTCTTCGTGCCCAGTTCGATCATCAACATGATTTCGGGCAACCTCTCGATCATGCTCGATCTGAAAGGCCCCAACATTGCCTGCGTCACCGCCTGCACCACCGCCACGCATAACCTCGGCCTGGCGATGCGCATGATCCAGTACGGCGATGCCGACGCGATGGTCGCCGGCGGCGCCGAGTACGCCACCACGGGCACCGCGGTCGGTGGATTCTGCGCGGCGCGCGCGCTGTCCACGCGCAATGACGAGCCGGCTCGGGCCAGCCGGCCCTGGGATCGCGACCGCGATGGCTTCGTGCTGTCCAATGGCGCCGGCGTGCTGGTGCTCGAAGACTACGAGCATGCACGCAAGCGTAGCGCGCGCATCTATTGCGAACTGGTCGGCTTTGGCATGAGCGGCGATGCGTACCACATCACCGCGCCCAGCGAGAGCGGCGAGGGCGGCGCGCGCTGCATGAAGAATGCGCTGCGCGATGCCGCACTCAATCCCGAGGATGTTGATTACATCAACGCGCATGGCACCTCGACGCAGGCCGGCGATCTGGCCGAGGTGCAGGGCATCAAGAGCCTGTTCGGCGCGCATGCCGGCAAGCTCATGGTGAGTTCGACCAAATCCATGACCGGGCATTTGCTCGGCGCGGCCGGCGGTGTCGAGGCGATCTTCTCGGTGCTGGCGCTGCGCGATGGCGTGGTGCCGCCGACCATCAACCTCGACCACCCGGGAGATGGCTGCGATCTGGACTTCGTGCCCAACATCGCACGCCAGGCGCCGTTGCGCGTGATCCTGTCGAACTCGTTCGGCTTCGGCGGCACTAACGGCACGCTGGTGTTTCGCGCGTTCTGA
- a CDS encoding PIG-L deacetylase family protein gives MNPLDQQLARLLAEPGASVVVVAPHPDDETIASGGLLQRAQAAGAAVSVLLLTDGDNNPWPQRWLERRLRIGADARAAWGRRRRAEAIDALACLGLPASCLHAMGWPDLGLTARIADQLAASLVALRAALLPLRPTLIVAPILEDRHPDHSAARVLTELVLAHWPAPRPALWGFAVHGSATQAQAFMLSADERARKGRALEAHASQLALAGGRWRRRVAHGESYVPAAAPVGTGMRLELPWLPAMPQFGACALLVVCGEQAWQLPWREGAVSGPLHLQLHPQPALGFAQTPRAPVFVKLYSRRPGLWIFDHWGWRQGGQEPALTLSSDSASLA, from the coding sequence ATGAACCCACTCGACCAACAACTTGCGCGGCTGCTGGCCGAGCCCGGGGCCAGCGTGGTGGTCGTCGCGCCACATCCGGATGATGAAACCATCGCCAGTGGTGGCCTGCTGCAACGTGCGCAGGCGGCGGGCGCGGCGGTGTCGGTATTGTTGCTGACCGATGGCGACAACAATCCATGGCCGCAGCGCTGGCTGGAGCGGCGCCTGCGCATCGGCGCTGATGCGCGCGCCGCATGGGGGCGTCGCCGCCGCGCGGAGGCGATCGATGCGCTCGCGTGTCTTGGCCTGCCAGCCAGTTGCCTGCACGCCATGGGTTGGCCTGACCTCGGCCTCACTGCACGCATTGCCGATCAGTTGGCGGCAAGCCTCGTGGCGCTGCGCGCCGCGCTGTTGCCGTTGCGTCCGACTCTGATCGTGGCGCCGATTCTTGAAGACCGGCATCCCGATCACAGCGCTGCGCGCGTGCTCACCGAGCTGGTCCTGGCGCACTGGCCCGCGCCGCGTCCGGCACTTTGGGGTTTCGCCGTGCATGGATCCGCGACCCAGGCGCAAGCTTTCATGCTGAGTGCCGACGAGCGCGCGCGCAAGGGTCGCGCGCTCGAGGCCCATGCCAGCCAACTCGCGCTGGCGGGCGGGCGTTGGCGGCGGCGTGTCGCCCATGGCGAGTCGTATGTGCCTGCCGCCGCGCCGGTCGGTACCGGCATGCGTTTGGAGTTGCCGTGGCTTCCCGCCATGCCGCAGTTCGGTGCCTGCGCGCTGCTCGTGGTCTGCGGCGAGCAGGCATGGCAACTGCCTTGGCGCGAAGGTGCCGTTAGTGGCCCGCTGCACTTGCAACTGCATCCGCAGCCAGCACTCGGCTTTGCACAGACGCCGCGCGCACCGGTATTCGTCAAGTTGTACAGCCGGCGCCCCGGTTTGTGGATCTTCGATCACTGGGGCTGGCGCCAGGGCGGCCAGGAGCCTGCCTTGACCTTGTCCAGTGATTCCGCCAGTCTGGCTTGA
- the holB gene encoding DNA polymerase III subunit delta': MSAAPAWHVPHWQRLQLALEQERMPHALLLLGPGGLGKRAFAQRWVARLLCHAPQAGEACGECHGCRLRMAGTHPDFYRVELAPNREGKLRSEIVIDQVRTVCEKLTLASQLGGWRIVLIDPADALNAAADNALLKTLEEPPAAALLILLADHPERLPATVRSRCQRVHFQLPARAEAKAWLDAQALHGDSVQALEAAEGNPGLAATYLREGALPRREAVRSELAQLLAQRADALALAQSWSQDNPAQRLQFAAQWLARELRAQTAGERGPLAAARTLLQLAQWFEQANRARELLRGPLRVDLVLLDFLSLRNA; this comes from the coding sequence ATGAGCGCCGCGCCGGCTTGGCATGTCCCGCACTGGCAGCGTTTGCAACTGGCGCTGGAGCAGGAGCGCATGCCGCACGCGCTCCTGCTGCTTGGTCCGGGTGGCTTGGGCAAGCGTGCGTTCGCCCAGCGCTGGGTTGCGCGGCTGCTGTGCCACGCGCCGCAAGCCGGCGAGGCCTGTGGCGAGTGCCATGGCTGTCGTCTGCGCATGGCAGGAACCCATCCCGATTTCTATCGCGTGGAACTCGCGCCCAACCGCGAGGGCAAGCTGCGCAGCGAGATCGTGATCGACCAAGTGCGGACGGTGTGTGAAAAACTGACCCTGGCCAGTCAGCTCGGCGGTTGGCGCATCGTGCTGATCGATCCTGCCGACGCACTCAATGCCGCCGCCGACAACGCGCTGCTGAAAACCCTGGAGGAGCCGCCCGCCGCCGCGCTGCTGATCCTGCTGGCTGATCATCCCGAGCGCCTTCCGGCCACGGTACGCAGTCGCTGCCAGCGCGTGCACTTTCAGTTGCCGGCGCGTGCCGAGGCCAAGGCATGGCTTGATGCGCAGGCTTTGCATGGTGACAGCGTGCAGGCGCTGGAGGCCGCAGAAGGCAACCCCGGACTGGCCGCGACCTATCTGCGCGAGGGTGCGCTGCCGCGACGCGAGGCGGTGCGCAGTGAGCTGGCACAATTGCTGGCGCAACGCGCCGATGCACTGGCGCTGGCGCAAAGCTGGAGCCAGGACAATCCCGCGCAGCGCCTGCAGTTCGCCGCGCAGTGGCTGGCGCGCGAGTTGCGCGCGCAGACTGCGGGTGAGCGTGGACCACTGGCCGCGGCGCGCACGCTGCTGCAGTTGGCGCAATGGTTCGAGCAGGCCAATCGCGCGCGCGAGCTGTTGCGCGGACCGCTGCGTGTTGATTTGGTATTGCTCGACTTCCTCAGCCTGCGCAATGCCTGA
- the hisS gene encoding histidine--tRNA ligase, whose translation MTLTLARTMPGVLELLPPEQIAFQDMLDTIRGNFQRFGFLPIETPAIEFADILLTKQGGETERQVYFVQSTGALSALDRDADEKPELALRFDLTVPLARYVAEHERDLSFPFRRYQIQRVYRGERAQRGRFREFYQCDIDVIGKDRLSVRYDAEMPAVIHSVFRDLRIGPFQIQLNNRKLMRGYFESLGVTSDQQMLVLREVDKLDKRGAEAVRATLIGAPLGLSDAAVARIMAFVEVRSHSHADALARLDALEGGGDLFEQGRSELKEVLQLIRAFGVPESHYALNLSIARGLDYYTGTVYETHLLEHPQIGSICSGGRYDNLAGNYTTSHLPGVGISIGATRLFWQLREAGLLGAASSTVQVLVTMMDEAQLPAYLELATQLRNAGIATEVVMEPGKLAKQFKHADRAGVRFVAVLGPDEQAKGVVTLKDMRKQEQFEVARGELVRTLRVELEQAQVMG comes from the coding sequence ATGACGCTCACGCTTGCCCGCACCATGCCCGGTGTGCTGGAACTGCTGCCACCCGAGCAGATCGCGTTTCAGGACATGCTCGATACGATCCGTGGCAATTTTCAGCGCTTCGGATTTCTGCCGATCGAGACCCCGGCGATCGAGTTCGCCGACATCCTGCTGACCAAGCAAGGCGGCGAGACCGAGCGCCAAGTGTATTTCGTGCAGTCCACCGGTGCATTGAGTGCACTTGACAGGGACGCAGACGAAAAGCCCGAACTGGCGTTGCGCTTCGACCTCACTGTGCCGCTGGCACGCTATGTGGCCGAGCACGAACGCGACTTGAGCTTTCCATTTCGCCGCTACCAGATCCAGCGGGTGTATCGCGGCGAGCGTGCGCAGCGCGGGCGTTTTCGCGAGTTCTACCAGTGCGACATCGACGTGATCGGCAAGGATCGTCTGTCGGTGCGCTACGACGCCGAGATGCCGGCGGTGATTCACAGCGTATTCCGCGACTTGCGCATCGGGCCGTTCCAGATCCAGCTCAACAACCGCAAGCTGATGCGCGGCTACTTCGAGAGTCTGGGCGTGACCAGCGATCAGCAGATGCTGGTGCTGCGCGAGGTCGACAAGCTCGACAAGCGCGGCGCCGAAGCGGTGCGCGCCACGCTCATCGGCGCACCGCTGGGGCTGTCAGATGCGGCCGTGGCGCGCATCATGGCATTCGTCGAGGTGCGCTCGCATTCGCATGCCGATGCGCTGGCGCGGCTGGATGCGCTCGAAGGCGGTGGCGACCTGTTCGAGCAAGGTCGCAGCGAACTCAAGGAAGTGCTGCAGCTGATCCGCGCCTTTGGTGTGCCCGAATCGCACTACGCGCTGAACCTGTCCATCGCGCGCGGGCTGGATTACTACACTGGCACCGTATACGAAACGCACCTGCTGGAGCATCCGCAGATCGGCTCGATCTGCTCCGGCGGGCGTTATGACAACTTGGCCGGCAACTACACCACCTCGCACTTGCCCGGCGTGGGGATTTCCATCGGCGCCACGCGCCTGTTCTGGCAACTGCGCGAGGCAGGCTTGCTGGGCGCGGCCAGCAGCACGGTGCAGGTGCTGGTGACGATGATGGACGAGGCGCAACTGCCAGCCTATCTGGAACTGGCCACGCAACTGCGCAATGCCGGCATCGCCACCGAGGTGGTGATGGAGCCGGGCAAGCTGGCGAAACAGTTCAAGCACGCTGACCGCGCCGGCGTGCGCTTCGTCGCCGTGCTGGGGCCGGACGAGCAGGCCAAGGGCGTGGTCACGCTCAAGGACATGCGCAAGCAAGAGCAGTTCGAGGTCGCGCGCGGCGAGCTGGTCAGGACCCTGCGCGTGGAGCTGGAGCAGGCCCAGGTGATGGGCTGA
- the tmk gene encoding dTMP kinase, with product MMRGRFITLEGGEGAGKSTLLSGLEDWLRAQRLEVVRTREPGGTALGEALRMLLLDPAQAGLSAEAELLLMFAARAELVRKLIEPALTAGRWVLSDRYTDASYAYQGGGRGQPVARIRALEQWAALDLKPDRTLLLDLPVAAGRARAAERDHPDRIERENDDFFERVRSVYRARAAAEPWRFSLLDANAMPEVVLAAAQAALQPLLAARA from the coding sequence ATGATGCGCGGACGTTTCATCACGCTGGAAGGTGGCGAGGGTGCTGGCAAGAGCACGCTGCTCAGTGGTCTCGAAGACTGGCTGCGCGCGCAGAGACTCGAGGTCGTGCGCACGCGTGAGCCAGGTGGCACCGCCCTGGGCGAAGCGCTGCGCATGTTGCTGCTCGATCCCGCGCAGGCCGGGCTCAGCGCCGAGGCCGAGCTGCTGCTGATGTTCGCCGCGCGTGCCGAGCTGGTGCGCAAACTCATCGAACCGGCGCTGACGGCGGGGCGGTGGGTACTCAGCGACCGCTACACCGATGCCAGCTACGCCTACCAGGGCGGCGGACGCGGCCAGCCCGTGGCGCGTATCCGCGCGCTGGAACAATGGGCTGCGCTGGATCTCAAGCCCGATCGGACGCTATTGCTTGATCTGCCCGTGGCGGCGGGGCGCGCGCGCGCCGCGGAGCGCGATCATCCTGATCGGATCGAGCGCGAGAACGATGACTTCTTCGAGCGCGTGCGCAGCGTGTATCGAGCGCGCGCCGCGGCCGAGCCATGGCGCTTCAGCCTGCTTGATGCGAATGCAATGCCCGAGGTCGTGCTCGCCGCCGCGCAAGCTGCGTTGCAGCCGCTGCTGGCGGCCCGCGCATGA
- the acpP gene encoding acyl carrier protein, translating into MSTIEERVKKIVVEQLGVKEDDVTATASFVDDLGADSLDTVELVMALEEEFECEIPDEEAEKITTVQQAVDYIKAHVKA; encoded by the coding sequence ATGAGCACCATTGAAGAGCGCGTCAAGAAGATCGTTGTCGAGCAGCTGGGCGTGAAAGAGGACGATGTCACCGCCACGGCTTCGTTCGTGGACGATTTGGGTGCCGACTCGCTGGATACCGTCGAGCTGGTGATGGCCCTCGAGGAGGAGTTCGAGTGCGAAATTCCCGACGAGGAAGCCGAGAAGATCACCACCGTGCAGCAGGCGGTCGATTACATCAAGGCGCACGTCAAGGCCTGA
- a CDS encoding PilZ domain-containing protein, whose amino-acid sequence MAAPAQPAASARQSILPVAIKDEATLYQSYMPFIKGGGLFVPTTKRYNLGDDLFLLVNLLEDKERLPVTGTVVWITPQGAQGNRVAGIGVQFSESPEGEVARQRIEALLGVRLASEKPTYTL is encoded by the coding sequence ATGGCCGCACCCGCCCAGCCCGCCGCCAGCGCGCGCCAAAGCATCCTGCCGGTCGCGATCAAGGACGAGGCCACGCTGTATCAAAGCTACATGCCTTTCATCAAGGGTGGCGGACTGTTCGTGCCCACCACCAAACGCTACAACCTTGGCGATGATTTGTTCTTGCTGGTCAACCTGCTCGAGGACAAGGAGCGCTTGCCGGTCACCGGCACCGTGGTGTGGATCACGCCGCAGGGCGCGCAAGGCAATCGTGTGGCTGGCATCGGCGTGCAATTCTCTGAATCACCCGAGGGCGAGGTCGCGCGGCAGCGCATCGAAGCACTGCTGGGCGTCCGACTGGCTTCGGAAAAACCCACCTACACCCTTTGA